In a single window of the Candidatus Eisenbacteria bacterium genome:
- a CDS encoding response regulator encodes MVDDKAPLTAVVVDDEAPARSLLREYLGAHPDVRIVGECANGFDAVKTIGEVSPDVVFLDIQMPKLTGFEVLELLDPGPTVVFCTAYDEYALKAFEVHAVDYLLKPFGRERLAEALSRVRSRLAEARASGGSAASGSTAPASAAPQARALAASARPPGSYAERVLVKDGARVSVIPVEKVDYVEAQDDYVAIHVEGKTWLKNETLAELADELDPARFVRIHRSFVMNLERLARLELYAKDSRVAILHDGKQLPVSRAGYARLKELM; translated from the coding sequence ATGGTTGACGACAAGGCGCCGCTCACCGCGGTCGTCGTGGACGACGAAGCGCCGGCGCGCTCGCTGCTCCGCGAGTATCTCGGCGCGCACCCCGACGTGCGCATCGTCGGCGAGTGCGCCAACGGCTTCGACGCCGTCAAGACGATCGGTGAAGTGTCGCCGGACGTGGTGTTCCTCGACATCCAGATGCCCAAGCTCACGGGCTTCGAGGTGCTCGAGCTGCTCGATCCGGGACCCACCGTGGTGTTCTGCACCGCCTACGACGAGTACGCGCTCAAGGCGTTCGAAGTGCACGCCGTCGACTACCTTCTCAAGCCCTTCGGACGCGAGCGCCTTGCCGAGGCCTTGAGCCGGGTGCGCTCACGCCTCGCGGAGGCCCGCGCGAGCGGCGGAAGCGCCGCTTCGGGATCCACGGCCCCGGCGTCCGCGGCGCCGCAGGCGCGCGCGCTGGCAGCATCGGCCCGCCCGCCGGGAAGCTATGCCGAGCGCGTGCTGGTCAAGGACGGCGCCCGGGTCTCGGTGATTCCGGTGGAAAAGGTGGACTACGTGGAGGCGCAGGACGATTACGTGGCGATCCATGTCGAAGGGAAGACCTGGCTCAAGAACGAGACCCTGGCGGAGCTGGCCGACGAGCTCGATCCCGCGCGCTTCGTGCGCATTCATCGCTCGTTCGTCATGAACCTCGAGCGGCTCGCCAGGCTCGAGCTCTATGCCAAGGACAGCCGCGTGGCCATCCTTCACGATGGCAAACAGCTGCCTGTCAGCCGCGCGGGCTACGCGCGCCTCAAGGAGCTGATGTAG
- a CDS encoding ferredoxin, with protein MPFIIAEPCIGVKDKSCVEVCPVNCIYEGEDQYYIHPDECIDCQACEAACPVQAIFPDNVLPEKWHSFIDKNRKFFENK; from the coding sequence ATGCCGTTCATCATCGCCGAGCCCTGCATCGGGGTGAAGGACAAGTCCTGCGTCGAGGTGTGCCCGGTCAACTGCATCTACGAGGGCGAGGACCAGTACTACATCCATCCCGACGAATGCATCGACTGCCAGGCGTGTGAGGCGGCCTGCCCGGTTCAGGCGATCTTCCCGGACAACGTCCTGCCGGAGAAGTGGCACTCCTTCATCGACAAGAACCGCAAGTTCTTCGAGAACAAGTAG
- a CDS encoding HD domain-containing protein, with product MSSPSAPAGALPSREQAIALLHEWIENVNLRKHCYAVEAAMRAYARHYGEDEERWGLTGLIHDFDWERHPDAERHPMKGVEVLREKGWPEDVCRAILGHATYTGVPRDTLMARTLFACDELCGFLVACALVTPGKSLDQVEVASVKKKMKRADFARNVNREDILAGTAELGVDLDQHVAFVLAAMRGIKQELGL from the coding sequence GTGTCGAGCCCTTCCGCACCGGCTGGAGCCCTGCCTTCCCGCGAGCAAGCCATCGCTCTCCTCCACGAGTGGATCGAGAACGTCAACCTCCGCAAGCACTGCTACGCCGTCGAGGCCGCGATGCGCGCGTACGCCCGCCACTATGGCGAGGACGAGGAGCGCTGGGGTCTCACCGGGCTGATCCACGACTTCGACTGGGAGCGTCATCCCGACGCCGAGCGGCACCCCATGAAGGGTGTCGAGGTGCTGCGTGAGAAGGGCTGGCCCGAGGACGTGTGCCGGGCGATCCTCGGTCATGCCACCTACACCGGCGTCCCGCGCGACACGCTGATGGCGCGCACGCTGTTCGCGTGCGACGAGCTGTGCGGATTCCTGGTGGCTTGCGCGCTGGTGACGCCGGGCAAGAGCCTCGACCAGGTCGAGGTGGCTTCGGTGAAGAAGAAGATGAAGCGCGCCGACTTCGCCCGCAACGTCAACCGCGAGGACATCCTCGCCGGCACGGCCGAGCTGGGCGTCGACCTCGACCAGCACGTCGCCTTCGTGCTCGCGGCGATGCGAGGGATCAAGCAGGAGCTGGGACTCTAA
- a CDS encoding GNAT family N-acetyltransferase, which yields MHPEWRRGEYTISADPARLPVEAIHAYLTRSYWAEGIPLEIVRRSLQHSVNFCIFRGGELAGFGRVITDRATFGYLGDVFVLESHRGKGLSKWLMEWSCAQQ from the coding sequence ATGCACCCCGAGTGGCGGCGCGGCGAGTACACCATCAGCGCCGATCCCGCGCGCCTCCCCGTCGAGGCCATCCACGCCTATCTGACCCGGTCCTACTGGGCGGAGGGCATACCGCTCGAGATCGTGCGCCGCTCGCTCCAGCACTCGGTCAACTTCTGCATCTTTCGCGGCGGAGAGCTGGCGGGCTTCGGGCGCGTGATCACCGACCGCGCCACCTTCGGCTACCTCGGCGACGTCTTCGTGCTCGAGTCGCACCGGGGGAAAGGCCTTTCCAAGTGGCTCATGGAGTGGTCCTGCGCGCAGCAATAA